The Arachis hypogaea cultivar Tifrunner chromosome 14, arahy.Tifrunner.gnm2.J5K5, whole genome shotgun sequence genome has a segment encoding these proteins:
- the LOC140178394 gene encoding receptor-like protein 6 yields MIQVSQTFHPLKPIAIQLTIIGFLCSLAFSIQFILLFSSSLFTNCLTLNDSTTTHHHECHQHESNALLSFKQSFFISKYASYNPFSYPKTLSWNPSTDCCLWDGIECDELTGHVISIDLSSSLLYGSMDPNSTLFSLVHLQSLDLSDNDFNHSQIPARIGDLSQLRHLNLSQFGETTLSGEVPTQISRLFNLLSLDLRSYIKQLDYPLINRLQLKESTLRSLIQNSTRLEQLRLNFVTISSSLPHTLTNLTSLQILSFRQCELHGEFPIGIFSLANLTSLNFAENQNLQGTLPASIGNLTNLAHLALEDNSFHGEIPRPLFGLENLVYLVLSYNFFEGRLTLDMFLKLKMLNILDLSNNKLSLFSQNRDVNVTILPPIRWLGLSGCNLNGEIPT; encoded by the coding sequence ATGATTCAAGTGTCCCAAACATTTCATCCATTGAAACCTATTGCAATTCAACTGACAATAATAGGGTTCTTGTGTTCTCTTGCTTTCTCCATACAGTTCATTCTCCTCTTCTCATCCTCCCTGTTCACAAACTGTTTAACTTTGAATGATTCAACTACTACTCATCATCATGAATGCCATCAACATGAAAGCAATGCCTTGCTCAGCTTTAAACAAAGCTTCTTCATAAGTAAGTATGCTTCCTACAATCCTTTCAGTTATCCTAAAACTCTTTCTTGGAATCCGTCCACAGATTGCTGCTTGTGGGATGGCATCGAATGCGATGAACTCACAGGTCATGTCATTTCCATTGATCTTAGTAGCAGCCTGCTCTATGGTTCCATGGATCCCAATAGCACCCTTTTCTCGCTTGTGCATCTTCAAAGCCTTGATCTTTCAGACAATGACTTCAATCACTCGCAAATTCCAGCCAGGATAGGTGACTTGTCACAACTGAGGCATTTGAATCTTTCTCAATTTGGTGAAACCACATTGTCAGGTGAAGTCCCAACTCAAATTTCCCGTTTGTTCAACTTGTTGTCCCTTGATCTTCGCAGCTATATTAAACAGCTTGATTATCCATTAATCAACCGTTTGCAACTGAAGGAATCCACTCTGCGAAGCTTAATTCAAAACTCAACAAGACTTGAACAACTTCGGCTTAATTTTGTCACCATTTCATCATCATTACCTCACACGCTCACAAACCTTACATCTCTGCAAATACTCTCTTTTCGCCAATGTGAACTGCATGGTGAGTTTCCTATCGGAATATTCTCTCTTGCAAACTTAACATCTTTGAATTTTGCGGAAAACCAAAATCTGCAGGGCACATTACCTGCATCCATTGGAAACCTGACCAATTTAGCTCACTTGGCTCTTGAAGATAATAGCTTTCATGGTGAAATCCCTCGCCCTCTTTTTGGACTAGAGAATCTTGTATATCTAGTTCTAAGTTATAATTTTTTCGAAGGCCGCCTAACACTTGACATGTTTTTGAAGCTAAAGATGCTTAATATTCTTGACTTGTCTAACAACAAATTGTCCTTGTTCTCACAAAACAGGGATGTCAATGTGACAATCCTTCCTCCAATTCGATGGTTAGGATTGAGTGGGTGCAATTTAAATGGAGAAATTCCAACTTGA